From the Juglans microcarpa x Juglans regia isolate MS1-56 chromosome 3D, Jm3101_v1.0, whole genome shotgun sequence genome, the window tttttttttttttttaaggagtaaaccaaattttattgatcataaaaatagacaaaggcccaagtatacaggacatatacaagagcattgCCCATTCGTGCAATCAAAGTCGTTGATTTCTTGGTGATACTTGATGAAGTTGTTGCTTTTGTCTGCATTCATTGGCTTGTTGGAACATTTGAGAGTACGTATTCTATTATAGCCTATTTTGTTAATCGTTTTGTTACCTAATCTTTCTGTTCTGCAGATACAAAGGGGGCCAGAACCAACaggagtaaaaagaaaaatcggaGGAGAAAAGATCAATCAAAGGTTGTCacctctctctgtgtgtgtgcgGGTGCTAGTGTGAATGGATGTGCATTCATTATGAGGTTCTTTGTGTTTGTGCCTAATTTATTATCTCATTGTTTGTTGCTGGGTGTCTTTTGATGCTTTAGATGTTGCACGATCTTTCTTCTGCTTGCCATGTTGGGAAGGTTAGCAATGGTTTGTTGGCATCTTCCAGTACATGTTCAAAATTTCAAGATTCTGCAGTTATGAGTTTTTCCCCAAAGGTCGAGTTTGATGATGGTGATATTGATGATGGTATAGATCCTGCTATGAAGGAAGAACTTGACAGGTTAGATATCAATTAGGTATCTAGATTAACATGATGAATTTGGGTTTTTGCTTCAATTAGATTATTTcaattgtgtttttaatttccGCGTGAAACAGAAGATTATTTAGGTTCAGGACTATCAGAACTAATGTGAAATTGCCAATACAACTCATTGCCTCAGAATTGCTTCTCAAAATTATCTTTGTTTACTAGAAGAGTTAGTTTTGCTTCTTAAATTCCACCTCAATCATGTTTCTAGTCCAAACAATTTTGATGCCACCCTGGTTTCTCTCCCACCACAAATCAAGATATCAACTTCATGAAGGCCCAGAGTTAACAGGTTAATCTGTGGAGATTAATTAAGGAGCAGTAATTTGGGTATAGATGCTGTTAGTGTTAATTGGTTAGAATATTACGTCTTTGAAGGACTGGTGGTTATTTATTGTCTGTCAGAGGTAACTTGGTTTGCGCCCTCATCACATGTATCAGTCTCttgctcatctttttttttttttttttttttttttttttttttttttttttgatgaattaagaaaatttttattaaaacgaGCGTCGAGTAACAAAGCAAAgacaagtacataggaagtatacaaataCTGAACCTAGTTACAAGTACGGAACTagaaaatgaaacaagaaaatcatggacagtAGTTCCATTAAATACAATGGCCGAAGCCCCAGTCTCCTGCTCATGTCTTGGTTGACACTTTCCTTGGATAGAAAGTTTATCATTTGTTAATAGtatttatgtaatctcttttttttttctaagaatgagtattatctcatctaaactTGCATTGTATTGTTTTATGCAGGGAAGTGGAGGATTTTGCACGAAGATTGAATTCAGATTGGCCAGAAAGAATGCAAGAAATTTTATCTTTGGGCCAAGAAAGAAGGCTGATGTCTATATGCATGGGTAAATATATGAGTATCTTGCTTCTTCactcttcaactttttttatagtttttcatttctttacttCCTGCTGCTGAAGCTTTCAGTTTAAACGTTTCTTATTTGGTTActcgtttcttttttttatattaattagttgttCATGTGAACAGGTGTAGACCAGAGGTGATGAATCAATGGTAGATAACTCGTTTCTACCATTGGTCAGCAACTTGGGTGTTTTGGAGAAGATGGCGATGTGGAGGTTGCTGCTGTCAAAGGCTAGAAGAGTTCACATTTTTCTGTGTATATCATGTGAGTAGTTTTGTTCGTTCTGCGATTACCCAAATGCAATCTCTTTCCATAGGCGTCTTGTATgttggaaaagaagaaagggcAAAATAAGGTTAATGGAAAATGTAGTTGGTAATCTAGCGTGATCTGTTTATTTCTCTTAACGTTATTTGTTGTATCAGGTGGTTTGTAATTTTCTGCAATTGCCGTTGGGTGGTTCATGTAGTATGTACTTCTTTAGATTATGTcaatttcattatatttatttaaagagtaaatctattcatcatcatttctttcatcatcttatgatgtgatattagatgattggagactatttattatattttatttgtgaacctttcatcatttctttcatcatcttatgatgtgatattagatgattggagactatttattatattttatttgtgaatctTTCATCTAATGTCATACTATGAGATGGTAAGAATTGAGATAATAAGTAGTATTACTCGCAATCATGTCTACTGCAGCACCTCACGACTAAGAAACCTTGGATAGGCCTCGTCAAAGACTCCAATAGAAACCACCCCCTTAATGATCACTCTTCTCTTAACAATATATTGGACAAGagaacataatatttattctaCTAAGTTAATCCCAATTTCTCGTattttctatttacatttatttgACTGATAAGCATCTAGGACTATATTTTTTAAGGCAATTATAGGAGTCCCCACTCCCAGCCCTACTTACTGTAATTTAGATTATTATAAATAAGACTATtgcctaaaataataataataataataaattaaaaaaaaatacattgctGGGAAAAATACGTAGGCCTAAAACGGAAGTTCACAGGTCTTCACCGGAAGTACAAGTATGGTTATGCTGCAAAAAATGATCCTGCTAACCTGGAGATCAGATTCTAGCAGGGGCTAAGGAAACTAAGGTCCCAAagtgttttctcttatttgattattataattttcttaaatttctatataaaatataataaacaattctaacttcttcaaattttaaaataataatactattaaaaaataatattttaataatattttatttaatttttattttcatctaaaatcatcttatgtCATCTTACCCtccaaaatcattttgattttgacTGGGGTGTTATGAGCAACATAAGTTGCTCCTGGTGTTCTTGAACATTGTGATTCCAAAATTCGGTCTTTTGTTCtatgttttatttgaacatTGCGGGATTTCCAactcttttctttcctcctgtAGAGGAAAATAAGTTTAAGTTGTACttgtttttgaacttttcctGAGCAAGTTGTATTTGAACTTGTTTTTGGATACTGTTCGTTGTGGATGATAAATCAAAGTCCACTTGTTTGCTTCGTTATATAaacgtaaaaaataaaaactaaatgcCCTTAACACttcataaaatgtatttatcaacgAATACAGACGACAACTCATTCCTTAATGCGGTAAAATAAATCGACGCTCGCATCACCAGACACttgtcaattattttattttattttaaagcgCCAATAATTTTCAGTCTCTGAGTCACACCTTATCCCCAGAGTAATATCTCCTGAAAGCTTTAGGAAGATAGACGGGCAACAAGAACCCAAAAAGATTGAAGCACCAAAAGGCCATGTTAGCAACGGCGAGCCCTCTGCCGGCGTGTGATCTCCTTTCAAACCCTCCCGATTCCTCCTCAACCTTCGAGAACTCACTCCTCAGCCAGTCCACGATGGTAAAGATCCTCCTTGTATTAAAGCAAACCGGCACAAACACACGTATTGGCAACGAAAACCTGTCCGAGAATGTTACTCCTTCCATGAAAACTTGGCTAGCGAGAAGAAAAACATGCGGTGTAGCGGCCTCGATTCCTTTTTTATCATCTTCGTAGATGCCATGAACTATGTATGCTATAGGGAGGAAAAGACCAATGATGGCACCAACAAGTACGTAGATGCGAAGAAGCTTGTTTTGAGGGCTAAAGATTGTAGGTTCCTTTGAAGGGTGGAGGGTTGGGAATGCAACCTTGGAGATAAAGTACATGTAGAAGAGGGAAAATAAGACAAAAGCTAAGTCTTCAGGGTTTACCATGCCGCTGGCCGATAAGATGATTATGAGAGCGACGGCGTTGAGATGTCGGAAAGAGAGGAAGCCGACCTTCCGTGGACTGGTTGGGTTGAACTTGTTATTAATCTTCGAGGCCTCGTATTCTTGCTCTTTTGGAAAGCTAATGTCATTGCTTGTTGGACCAACCTCGCCGgacattttttgtattttcttgggGAGGATCGTGTTTGATCTGCTTTTCTTGATTATGGGTTGGACGAAAGAGTTTGGTTAGGATGTTCTTGCCTGAGAAAATAGGTTAGTCATTGGATGAAAGAGAAGCTAAACTAAAAGAAATGGCCCGGAAGCTTGCTGgcttgttctttttcttctcctctttcAAGGGTAGGACGGGGGAGAAAGAAGGAATTAGACTAGGCTTCTGATCAGTAGTTCCTCCAGGAGAGATGGGGAGACGAAACACAAAGAGGGACGAGGAGAAAATTTAAAGGGCAAGGGAAGTAGGAGTTAACGGATGAGTTGGGCTCCATGTGGTTAAAGGTGAAGAAGGTGGACAAGTGGCAGTTTTGTAGGAGTATATTGTAAGGAGGACGCGTGGCATCATTTGGATGATGTTTTCTGGAAATTTCCTGCCTTTTTATCACATTCTCAAATGGACAATTAATTTAGGGGCCATGTACCGCTGGCGTACTACAgtgcatttaaatattatataattttattaataattaattcctTAATTATTCTTCCCAGATCAATAAAAGAGGTGACACCGTTGATGAAAAGATCAAAAGGCTTGACGACGAACTTAGTAGATATAAAGAACAGACAAAAAGAACAAGACCTCCTGGTCCTGCTCAAGAAGCTATTAAAGCTCGAGCCGCGAGGGTTCTTAAGCAAAAGCGAATGTAGGTGTCTTTTCTCATGTCATTTCCTCttttttgcaattttattgGTGTATATGATTCTGTAACCGCTGGTAGTTCATATAAAATTGTTCCTCTCGAAAGAAATTTGCATCTAGTGGGCAAAACACAGACAaggaatttttttaatcttcttgcTGGAAAACGacgtttattttatgatgtctTTTTAAAGGATACAGCTTGGTATACGTATGGTGTCCCTTTGGTTCAGGATATCAGGACACGTTGAGTTTGGTGTTACAATTGACATTGGCTAATAACTTACTCTGGGATATGGAAATCATATATTGGCTCACCGGTTGTACTagttgtaaggggattttccctcCCAAGGGTCCATGCAGCAGCCCATGAAAAACCACAAGGGCCCAACCCGGCACAATGCTCCTTCTCCAAGagccacccccccccccccttctcttaGAGAATACCTGGCCCACGAGCTAAACCAGCCCGAGAAACAACTCTAACACGGGAAAGACGAAGGATAGGGACAAATGGGACTTGAGCCTTGGTATCCCCGGTGACACCTAACACTCGAGGACTTGTGCAAATAGGTGGGCGGGAAATGCGGATAGCCCTTGATTCCCTGATAGAAGGTATGGGGCAACACAGTGCCGATCATCCACTAGCAAGGCGCCATTTGgagagccacgccgcattaataaCGCCATCCCTGGCCCCCACGCCACATTACTGGTGCCACCCCAAGCTTCATGCTGCATTAGAGGATCTTGACCGAGCTGTAGTGGGAATGACGTGAACCCCTTGACATGGGGTAAGGGATGTTCCCCCAGCAACCTAGTATAAAAGCTGACCCCCCACGTACGAAGGACTCTCTCTAAGCTCTTGCACTCTAGCGCAAACTACTAAAGAGAtctactgacttaagcatcggaggctccttggccaccaccaagccccCATTTTGTCTTCTTGAATGTGCAGGTATAAAGGCCCAAACCCGAGTTGTTAGAATCAGGCCCAAGGCGTACGAAACACGACTTTAACACTAGTATTAATGCCAGTATTTGTACCCACTTCAATTTTAAAACTTCCTACTTCTTGCAGGACGTGCATTAGACTTATGTGGTTCCCTAAGGTTCTTGATTGATTTATGAATTGTAAAATTGCTAAGGATATGATCGGAGTGAAGATAGATCCTTTGATATTTAAGTTAATTTAGTTTGTTGAGAATGGATAATATGAGGATGATatggtttgttttgttggtCTGTATGGTGTATATAGCGTTTGAATTTATCCAATCCATTAATCTTCCGGACAGGTATGAAGGACAATGGGACATGATGTGCAATCGGacattcaatcttgatcaaGTTGCCTTTGCTTCTGAGGGTATTAAAGATGCCCAACAAACCGTATGTACCTGTTATGTATAGTAATAAGAAATACATCTAACATAATTCAAGATGCAAAACATATTGTGTAAATGTGCATTGGTGACACCGAAAGATTACATGATGCACATCTATAAAAATGAAAGATGACACCGAAAGCTCCATGCTTCTCTTCAAAGTGGAAGAGAATAAAACGGGATAGCAAGGAAAGAGTTAAAGTGACTCAGAAGGAGGATGAATTGATTAGGAAAGGGATAAGTTATTGGgttccaaaaaaatattcattttgactttttttagaAAGCTTTGAACCAGATTTTTAGTTTATagtatcttttttatatatttgggaCTGGTGCTAGGCTTTTGAGTATTAGCCACAATCTATATGCATCTGTTTCagttttttttggagaaattacggttttttcttttcagttttcttttctatatgCAACGGTTTTTTCTTGGGGGACAAATAGgaattttccaaattttgagAAGCTATTATGGGTTTCAGGGACTGTGGGgttgtttccatttttttaCAACCATAAAGATCTTTGTTTTCATAACAAGTTGAGCTTTATCGACAATAAAAAAGGATGTACTAAAGGTGCATAGGAAGTGTGAAGGATATACATCTAAGCAAAAAAGAGGTTTAAAAAGGCTTTTAGTGaggaatttcaagttttttggGAAGGGGGTGGCGTGGAAGTTTTTTGGATGTCTTATAGGAGACCAGGGAGTgaggggggtggggggtggtTTCCAAATTTATGTCATGCAATTGAGTGGCTTCCTAAGAATGTACTTAAAACTGGAGGGTCTTCACAAACTGACTTGACCTTTAAGACTTGTGAATAGTATTCTTATGTGTCATCCATTGCCTGAGCAAATGCAACTGAATGTTAGGATCGGTAGCTGTTAATTTGTAGCTATGTTTATCCATTGCATGGACTACAGCAAACTAATGCTATGGAATGGGCCACACTGTATATAGAATTCTATCCCTTGGTGCAATTTATATGGTTAAATGCATTTAAAACGTAATTTATAATACTGTCTGATTTATAAAGTGTGACATGCAGAAAATGTACTTTTATGATGACAAGTCTGTTTTCAGATTCTCTGTTTATAACTTGGGTTTACATGATTAATCAATTTGGATTAAGTTTCTAGTGTCAACTTGCCTGGTTGTTGAAGTAAAAGATTTGCTATATGCTGCATTAAGTTCCAATGTGCTGGGGTTGTGTTATATTCACCTGCAaacatttgttttttcttggtgGCGCCCTAAGCAGCATGGTTCAAACAGTTCAGGTGGAGCTTAATCTGTAACCTGACTAGAACCAGCTGCCTACCTCACAAGAGGTAGGGGAGGAACCATTTATCACTAGGGAGGGATTCTTTATATTAATCTAGGCTCTAGGCCCAAACACTCATTACTAGTCAATCAGGTTGTAAGACAAATGCTCTGGGTCATGTTTAGGGAACCAGATAGCGAAgtcaattttgtattttgccacaatttatttatttatcttctctCCAGATGTCAGCTTTAAAATCTGCAAACCAGGAGTTGAAAGGAATGATGAAATCTGTGAAGATCCAAGATATAGATGTATGTAATCTTTTGATCTTCTTTTTGTCCAtcgtttctttctttcctttggAATTTTCTGGTGCTGAAcagatatttttgttctttgtagaACTTGCAAGATGAGTGATGGACCTAATGGATGTCAGTAATGAAATTCAAGAGACCCTGGGTACTGGTAGAAGTTATAGTGTGCCGGATGACATTGATGAAGAAGAACACATGGGTGGTAAgctttttatatatgtaaaggTTAAAGTTTGAGGGAAATATTCTTTAGGATTGTTTTAAAACATTAACAGGATGTTCCTGATATGAATTTGCCCATTGACTATTTGATGTCAGAACTACTAAATCCCGGAGGTACTGTTGAAAGCTTTCTTGTTAGTGTGTCCACAGGACAAGATTATAGGCATTATGGTCATTCATTAGTAGGATGAAATGGATTCATTAATCTAATCTGCTTATTCTTAAGTAACTCGTATGACCAATATTGCAAGGAAAGTCATAACTCATTCAATAGCCATTCCTCACTTTCTTTTCCGTGGGAAAGATCCCTTCATTTCAAGAGAAAAGGAGGGGTAAGGCATTGTACTTGCATCTTCTGCATCTATATATTCTAACTAATTTATTTGGGTGCAGAGCTTCATACTTTGGAAGCGGACATGGGAATGAAAACTGAAGCTGATGGAGTGCCCTCTTATCTCCAACCTAATAAAGAACAAGAGAGAGTTTGCTCAGAGTGAGGAGAGACTAAAGAAGATATTAGGTATATGATTTTAGGATAAGATTATGAAACCGTTGACGTGTCTCTTTCTTATTGGAGGGTGTTAATCCTGCATTTTCACCTCATCCGGTTTTAAGATTTTCACTAAAATCAATATCCACCATCCATTCTTCCCCTTACAAAACCTGATACGAACATGATTATACCCCTTTCTGTCGAGTAATGATACAATCATGAGTTTTGCATGTGCCGcgaatttattttgaaaaatagtggagttcactattaaaaaattagttttttcatgtgaatctcatatttactcatcttttttaaaatgtttgggCGACGCTTGCGCATTCTATGActctaaatatcatttctcatttctgTCTCTCTTGCCATCTTGCCCGCTCCTGTGGTTCTTCTCTTCGCTCCCTTACAATCTGTTTAATTGAAGATCAGTAAGTGCCCTCCTCTCTTTTCCTATCTGATCTCAAATTTGGGGTTTCGTCTGTATA encodes:
- the LOC121255324 gene encoding uncharacterized protein LOC121255324, whose amino-acid sequence is MSGEVGPTSNDISFPKEQEYEASKINNKFNPTSPRKVGFLSFRHLNAVALIIILSASGMVNPEDLAFVLFSLFYMYFISKVAFPTLHPSKEPTIFSPQNKLLRIYVLVGAIIGLFLPIAYIVHGIYEDDKKGIEAATPHVFLLASQVFMEGVTFSDRFSLPIRVFVPVCFNTRRIFTIVDWLRSEFSKVEEESGGFERRSHAGRGLAVANMAFWCFNLFGFLLPVYLPKAFRRYYSGDKV